The following coding sequences lie in one Desulfurispira natronophila genomic window:
- a CDS encoding LPS-assembly protein LptD, with the protein MIRVKFRLLWVLRVLFMVLVLSATAWAQQITLYADSLTRNFAEGIVEARGNVVVITRDYHIEADEAYYNHEEHSLHLQGNVVLVSNQHTLHGSEITLDTRGYVGDVSCATLNFSERHVLTSDRLRKTGPDTYAVEKAEFTACAGAAIPWVFRMSEATVTEEEYLRARHVRFHLHGVPVLYMPYLVYPVKTKRHSGFLVPGLSLDQAVGVGVANTYYHVLGDQADASIFMNIYTRTGLLLGGEVRYRDHEHGDFFVSHRRINESNTTVDDRRRYRTYASYSLRRNNWSFDALNDRVSDMDFVEDYLVGSSLSGRVDVDGEYHLYDNNRYQSQVALTYENNALAATLLRDDNQQYSRSATSITSTHMRRSPQASLYFGRQGSSWQTGGQLRVGEAERESLGRTFTRIPREEGVERHDLFDRYRARYIFEGDDEPVISSVQYANLEAFLAKPLSSRYIGFELRTGVRGDGVRQPQTTGNALPPAFEDPSDTLWYQDSEDSLAYVVPFAQARLRTAEPSADFGSANHRIRFEVDFDVTRDPGHTRFAGEYSDFNTYFSVSPMSYRQFDDRHTHTLLVPRLVNSLRYGRSSLSHELSRAYAPTSEVERTAGDVVSKATYRYGGFSANWDLLYDPKDEEALRQQVKLAYTMRDRFTLSTEHRYTRYRGSEKDPETPGVDNNTLALEITAIPRWTLEFAVDYMADEFHFRDSIRELETTRKRATALFEDDCAYWLFEYREDRTKYEDQIDTTLSVSFGIRL; encoded by the coding sequence TTGATCCGCGTTAAATTTCGCTTGCTTTGGGTTTTGCGGGTTTTGTTTATGGTGCTGGTTTTGAGCGCCACTGCCTGGGCCCAGCAGATCACCCTTTACGCCGACTCTCTGACTCGCAATTTTGCCGAAGGCATTGTAGAAGCCCGTGGCAATGTAGTAGTCATTACCCGTGACTACCATATTGAAGCCGATGAAGCCTACTATAACCATGAGGAGCACAGCCTGCACCTGCAGGGAAACGTGGTGCTGGTTAGCAATCAGCACACGCTCCATGGAAGTGAGATAACCCTTGATACCCGTGGTTATGTAGGGGATGTCAGTTGTGCCACCCTGAACTTCTCCGAGCGGCATGTACTTACCAGTGATCGCCTGCGCAAGACGGGCCCCGATACCTATGCTGTAGAAAAGGCAGAGTTTACCGCCTGTGCCGGAGCAGCTATCCCCTGGGTATTTCGCATGAGCGAGGCCACGGTTACCGAAGAGGAGTATCTGCGGGCGCGCCATGTTCGCTTTCACCTTCACGGGGTTCCCGTACTCTATATGCCCTACCTTGTCTATCCCGTCAAAACCAAACGCCACTCGGGCTTTCTTGTTCCCGGGCTCAGCCTGGACCAGGCAGTAGGTGTCGGTGTTGCCAATACCTACTACCACGTCCTGGGCGATCAGGCCGATGCCTCGATCTTTATGAATATCTACACGCGCACAGGTCTGTTGCTAGGGGGAGAAGTCCGCTACCGAGATCATGAGCACGGCGATTTCTTTGTCTCCCACCGCCGCATTAACGAGAGCAACACCACCGTGGATGATCGGCGCCGCTACCGCACCTACGCCAGCTACAGCCTGCGCCGTAATAACTGGAGTTTTGATGCTCTGAACGACCGGGTGAGCGATATGGACTTCGTAGAGGACTACCTGGTGGGCAGCTCTCTGAGTGGCCGGGTTGACGTGGATGGGGAGTACCACCTCTATGACAATAACCGCTACCAGAGCCAGGTGGCGCTTACCTACGAAAACAATGCCCTGGCCGCCACCCTGTTGCGCGACGACAATCAACAGTATAGCCGAAGCGCCACGTCTATCACCAGCACCCACATGCGCCGCAGCCCCCAGGCCTCCCTCTACTTTGGCCGTCAGGGCAGCAGCTGGCAGACGGGAGGGCAGCTGCGCGTCGGCGAGGCCGAGCGCGAGAGCCTCGGGCGCACCTTTACCCGGATTCCCCGCGAAGAGGGAGTCGAGCGCCACGACCTCTTCGATCGCTACCGCGCCCGCTATATCTTTGAGGGCGACGATGAGCCGGTGATTTCCTCTGTGCAGTACGCCAACCTGGAGGCCTTCCTCGCCAAGCCCCTGAGCTCTCGCTACATCGGCTTTGAGCTGCGCACCGGGGTGCGGGGAGACGGGGTGCGCCAGCCGCAGACCACCGGCAACGCCCTTCCGCCTGCTTTTGAAGATCCCTCAGATACCCTCTGGTATCAGGACTCAGAAGACTCTCTGGCGTATGTGGTCCCTTTTGCCCAGGCCCGACTGCGCACGGCAGAGCCGAGCGCTGATTTTGGTTCGGCCAATCACCGCATACGCTTTGAGGTTGACTTTGATGTGACTCGCGATCCAGGCCATACTCGCTTTGCAGGGGAATACAGCGACTTCAATACCTATTTTTCAGTTTCTCCCATGTCCTATAGGCAATTTGACGATCGCCACACCCACACCCTGCTGGTGCCACGCCTGGTTAACAGCCTGCGCTATGGTCGCTCCAGCCTGAGCCACGAGCTTTCACGTGCCTATGCGCCCACCAGTGAGGTGGAGCGCACCGCTGGCGACGTGGTCAGTAAGGCCACGTACCGCTATGGGGGCTTTTCGGCAAACTGGGACCTGCTCTATGACCCCAAGGATGAGGAGGCTCTGCGCCAGCAGGTAAAGCTGGCTTACACCATGCGTGATCGCTTTACCCTCTCAACCGAGCACCGCTATACCCGCTACCGGGGGAGCGAAAAAGACCCTGAAACCCCTGGCGTTGACAATAATACCCTCGCCTTGGAAATCACGGCCATTCCCCGCTGGACCCTGGAGTTCGCCGTTGACTATATGGCCGATGAATTCCACTTCCGGGACTCAATCCGGGAGCTGGAAACCACCCGCAAGCGAGCCACAGCCCTGTTTGAGGATGACTGCGCCTATTGGCTTTTTGAGTATCGCGAGGATCGAACAAAATATGAAGACCAGATAGACACTACCCTCAGCGTCTCTTTTGGCATTCGTCTGTAG
- a CDS encoding rod shape-determining protein, giving the protein MFRFFKRFFSKDMAMDLGTANTLIFCKGKGIVLNEPSVVAMDRYSGEVLAWGLEAKRMLGRTNREIEVIRPLKDGVIANFDVTNKMMRKMLESAYNRAHLVHPRMIICVPAGITSVEKRAVIDAAEQSGARDCYLIEEPMAAAIGAGLPISEPVGSMIVDIGGGTTEVAVISLGGIAYSESVRVAGDEINEAIMRNLRLEHNLLIGENLAEQVKIAIGSAHPLEQELTHMVKGRSVETGIPTAKEISSEHIRRTIREPVDVIVKTVLRALEKTSPELIADVADYGIVLTGGGALLRNLNVLLEKETGVNVIMADDPLTSVVRGTGWALEDMALYKDVFVN; this is encoded by the coding sequence ATGTTTAGGTTTTTCAAGCGCTTTTTTTCCAAAGACATGGCCATGGACCTCGGCACCGCAAACACATTGATCTTTTGCAAAGGCAAAGGGATTGTGCTCAACGAACCTAGCGTAGTGGCGATGGATCGCTACAGTGGCGAAGTACTGGCCTGGGGACTTGAGGCCAAGCGTATGCTTGGGCGCACCAATCGAGAAATCGAGGTCATCCGCCCCCTCAAAGATGGGGTCATTGCCAACTTTGACGTCACCAATAAAATGATGCGAAAGATGCTTGAGTCCGCCTATAACCGGGCCCACCTGGTGCACCCCAGGATGATCATCTGTGTTCCTGCTGGAATAACTTCAGTGGAAAAGCGAGCGGTTATTGACGCCGCCGAGCAGTCAGGCGCCCGGGACTGCTACCTTATTGAAGAGCCAATGGCTGCCGCCATTGGAGCGGGACTGCCTATCTCTGAGCCAGTAGGCAGCATGATTGTCGACATTGGTGGCGGCACAACGGAAGTTGCTGTTATCAGCCTGGGAGGCATCGCCTACTCAGAAAGCGTACGAGTAGCCGGAGACGAAATCAACGAAGCAATCATGCGCAACCTGCGCTTGGAGCATAATCTGCTTATCGGTGAAAACCTGGCCGAACAAGTTAAGATTGCCATAGGAAGCGCCCATCCACTCGAACAGGAACTGACCCACATGGTCAAGGGACGTAGCGTAGAAACAGGAATCCCTACCGCTAAAGAAATTAGTAGCGAGCATATTCGCCGCACCATCCGTGAGCCAGTGGATGTCATTGTCAAAACCGTCCTGCGAGCTCTGGAAAAGACCAGCCCTGAGCTTATCGCCGATGTCGCTGACTACGGTATCGTCCTTACTGGTGGTGGAGCATTGCTGCGCAACCTCAATGTTTTGCTGGAAAAAGAAACCGGCGTTAATGTCATTATGGCTGACGACCCCCTCACCAGCGTTGTACGCGGAACCGGCTGGGCCCTTGAAGACATGGCTCTCTATAAGGATGTTTTTGTCAACTAA
- the rpiB gene encoding ribose 5-phosphate isomerase B encodes MKIALGCDHAGHILKDHVASVIRAAGFEILDCGCNGTSRVDYPDFAALVCKAMGDGKAQRGVLICGSGIGMSIAANKFSGIRATLCNDLYTARFSRLHNDSNVLCLGGRIIGPDLATEIVTIWLQAEFEGGRHSGRLQKIAHLESNLKE; translated from the coding sequence TTGAAAATAGCACTTGGGTGTGACCACGCTGGCCACATTCTCAAAGATCATGTTGCATCAGTCATTCGTGCCGCTGGTTTTGAAATTCTTGACTGTGGCTGCAATGGCACCAGTCGCGTTGACTATCCGGATTTCGCCGCCCTGGTCTGCAAAGCCATGGGCGACGGCAAGGCTCAGCGTGGAGTTCTTATCTGCGGCTCCGGCATTGGCATGAGCATTGCTGCTAACAAGTTTTCCGGCATACGTGCCACCCTGTGCAACGATCTCTACACCGCCCGCTTCAGCCGGCTTCACAATGACTCCAATGTGTTGTGCCTCGGTGGACGCATTATAGGCCCGGACCTGGCCACTGAGATTGTTACGATCTGGCTGCAAGCCGAGTTTGAAGGCGGGCGGCACTCTGGTCGCCTGCAGAAGATCGCCCATCTGGAATCCAACCTAAAGGAGTAG
- a CDS encoding Rrf2 family transcriptional regulator: MSTFIRKEADYALRIAVYLAGTGTRVKMQDLCLNLGLTRPVVAKVIQDLKRHHIITSRTGRYGGLSLAVSPESLSVYDVLAAMNSNSSLNTCLDDPQFCRLQAICRISDFLCQLQQEFFDRLRQVPLSDLVFDERQLSTLAQQHVAKKT, from the coding sequence GTGTCCACTTTTATTCGCAAAGAGGCCGACTATGCACTACGAATTGCAGTCTATCTTGCAGGCACGGGAACACGGGTAAAGATGCAGGATCTTTGCCTGAACCTGGGATTAACCCGTCCAGTAGTTGCCAAGGTTATACAGGATCTTAAGCGACACCACATAATCACATCCCGCACTGGCCGCTACGGCGGACTGAGCCTCGCCGTTTCGCCGGAAAGTCTGAGCGTTTACGACGTCCTTGCTGCCATGAACTCAAACAGCAGCCTCAACACCTGCCTTGACGATCCACAGTTTTGTCGCCTGCAGGCAATCTGCCGCATCTCCGACTTCTTGTGCCAACTACAACAAGAGTTTTTTGATCGCCTACGGCAAGTTCCCCTCAGCGACCTCGTATTTGATGAACGCCAACTGAGCACCCTGGCGCAGCAACATGTCGCAAAAAAAACCTGA
- a CDS encoding transcription antitermination factor NusB, whose product MTDFRQGKPFSIKAAMSRARGEAGSLKELLLGAFRQLYLLERIVQSSCQRPLEKLEPLVYALLVVSAYRAYFLNVPDYTVVDQANQMCRRPGQKSLINGVLRNLTRYRKNPEHFLPKSADTIANASVRYSIPRWILEEPLSTSSPPEKVIARLNAPQQAFIRRSLQLFRAADIQTDIKGGGSVVSPGGFISVLCLDVKESHQVLDMGCAPGTKLLMLAEISPATLTGADASETRLQRIPDEAKRLGVPLPKLLCCDGRHPPFAPSSFDRIYLDAPCTATGTFSKHPEGKFLRTPQGLNHLVSTQQLLLEASLGLLKPGGILCYATCSIFKRENDSIVEATLQKSSHKFKVDFTLPFDWAEHIPELKARNRIQESLERTQQGYFINPAIHGLDGFYFARIKRSKEPVAT is encoded by the coding sequence ATGACTGACTTCAGGCAGGGTAAACCCTTCAGCATCAAAGCGGCCATGAGTCGTGCTCGGGGTGAAGCCGGTAGCCTAAAGGAACTGCTACTGGGGGCTTTTCGCCAGCTTTACCTGCTGGAGCGCATCGTACAGTCATCCTGCCAGAGGCCCCTGGAAAAACTGGAGCCCCTCGTCTACGCATTGCTGGTGGTATCCGCCTATCGAGCCTACTTTCTCAACGTTCCCGACTATACTGTTGTCGACCAGGCGAACCAAATGTGCCGGCGACCTGGACAAAAGTCACTGATCAACGGAGTATTGCGCAACCTCACCCGCTACCGCAAGAACCCTGAGCATTTTCTTCCGAAAAGTGCTGATACCATAGCCAATGCCTCAGTGCGTTACAGCATACCCCGCTGGATACTGGAAGAACCCCTGAGCACTTCCAGCCCACCTGAAAAAGTTATCGCCCGCCTCAATGCACCTCAACAGGCTTTTATACGACGAAGCTTGCAGCTTTTCCGCGCCGCTGACATTCAGACTGACATCAAGGGTGGGGGGAGTGTTGTCTCGCCCGGCGGATTCATTTCAGTGCTTTGCCTTGATGTTAAAGAATCCCATCAAGTGCTGGATATGGGCTGCGCACCGGGCACCAAACTCCTAATGCTAGCCGAGATCTCACCAGCAACGCTGACGGGAGCAGACGCCAGCGAAACCCGCCTGCAGCGAATCCCCGACGAAGCCAAACGACTGGGGGTGCCTCTCCCCAAGTTGCTTTGCTGTGATGGGCGCCACCCCCCCTTTGCGCCGAGCAGTTTTGACCGAATCTATCTGGATGCCCCATGCACAGCTACCGGCACCTTTAGTAAGCACCCAGAAGGAAAGTTTCTGCGCACTCCACAGGGCTTAAACCATCTGGTCTCCACACAGCAGCTACTCTTGGAGGCCAGTCTGGGCCTCCTGAAGCCTGGGGGCATCCTTTGCTACGCCACCTGCTCTATCTTTAAGCGGGAAAACGACAGTATCGTGGAGGCAACCCTGCAAAAATCCTCCCATAAATTCAAAGTTGACTTTACTCTGCCTTTTGACTGGGCAGAACACATTCCGGAACTGAAAGCCCGCAACCGGATTCAGGAGTCTCTTGAGCGCACCCAACAGGGCTACTTTATTAACCCGGCAATACATGGCCTGGACGGCTTTTACTTTGCCCGCATTAAGCGTAGCAAAGAGCCAGTAGCTACGTAA
- the crcB gene encoding fluoride efflux transporter CrcB — protein sequence MAVNILLVALGGAMGALARFGTGVLALRVFGGSFPYGTLMVNVLGSFVLGLLYVMIVQKGLLSEQVRLLLAVGFLGSYTTFSTFALESVLLGESGTIFLAALNIIANVSVCLGAMLCAMYLARLLTA from the coding sequence GTGGCTGTAAATATTTTGCTGGTGGCTTTGGGTGGTGCCATGGGCGCATTGGCCCGCTTTGGGACTGGGGTCCTGGCCTTGAGGGTTTTTGGGGGGAGTTTTCCTTATGGCACCCTTATGGTTAATGTGCTCGGTAGCTTTGTTCTTGGACTTCTTTACGTGATGATTGTGCAAAAGGGTTTGTTGAGCGAGCAGGTGCGCCTGTTGCTTGCTGTGGGTTTTTTGGGTTCCTACACCACCTTTAGCACTTTTGCGCTGGAGAGTGTGCTGCTGGGGGAGTCCGGGACGATTTTCCTGGCGGCACTCAATATTATTGCCAATGTATCTGTATGCTTGGGCGCTATGCTTTGCGCCATGTATCTTGCTCGCCTTTTGACTGCATAA
- a CDS encoding helix-turn-helix domain-containing protein yields MNISEIIGRKIRIIRKSQRLSSEKLGEAVGIEGSYVRQIETGKRKLNLIILEKLANALDVNIAALFDPQLPVEKKNIPAEERLDLINVPVFEGLPRSLPVVFDEKDAIDYLPVSQVLVSELTDPRQTALWVKVNDESMLPLLNRGDIVLLSRIQSLPIADGTPLLALREDEVFMGRVYSNNNIALLASMDLSGQSMTLPDSLEDTDLQLFQILWKMQRLS; encoded by the coding sequence ATGAATATCTCTGAAATTATTGGACGAAAAATACGCATTATTCGCAAGAGTCAGCGGCTCTCTTCGGAAAAGCTGGGAGAAGCGGTAGGGATTGAGGGCTCTTATGTGCGCCAGATTGAAACCGGCAAGCGCAAGCTCAATCTTATAATTTTAGAGAAGCTGGCCAATGCTTTGGATGTCAATATTGCAGCCCTTTTTGATCCTCAGTTACCGGTGGAAAAGAAGAACATACCTGCCGAAGAGCGCCTGGATCTTATAAATGTTCCGGTTTTTGAAGGATTGCCCCGTTCCTTGCCGGTCGTTTTCGACGAAAAGGACGCCATTGACTATCTCCCTGTGTCTCAGGTGTTGGTGTCTGAACTGACAGATCCTCGCCAGACTGCTTTGTGGGTAAAGGTCAATGATGAAAGCATGCTTCCTTTGTTGAATCGCGGCGATATAGTACTTCTGAGTCGCATTCAGTCCCTGCCCATTGCTGACGGCACTCCCCTGTTGGCGCTCAGGGAGGATGAGGTTTTTATGGGGCGGGTGTATAGTAACAACAATATTGCTTTGTTGGCCTCCATGGACCTTAGTGGTCAATCTATGACTCTACCAGACTCATTGGAAGATACTGACTTGCAGTTATTTCAGATTCTGTGGAAAATGCAGCGACTCTCTTGA